A window of the Chlorocebus sabaeus isolate Y175 chromosome 8, mChlSab1.0.hap1, whole genome shotgun sequence genome harbors these coding sequences:
- the PHYHIP gene encoding phytanoyl-CoA hydroxylase-interacting protein, which yields MELLSTPHSIEINNITCDSFRISWAMEDSDLERVTHYFIDLNKKENKNSNKFKHRDVPTKLVAKAVPLPMTVRGHWFLSPRTEYSVAVQTAVKQSDGEYLVSGWSETVEFCTGDYAKEHLAQLQEKAEQIAGRMLRFSVFYRNHHKEYFQHARTHCGNMLQPYLKDNSGSHGSPTSGMLHGVFFSCNTEFNTGQPPQDSPYGRWRFQIPAQRLFNPSTNLYFADFYCMYTAYHYAILVLAPKGSLGDRFCRDRLPLLDIACNKFLTCSVEDGELVFRHAQDLILEIIYTEPVDLSLGTLGEISGHQLMSLSTADAKKDPSCKTCNISVGR from the exons ATGGAGCTGCTGTCCACGCCCCACAGCATTGAGATCAACAACATCACCTGCGACTCCTTCCGCATCTCCTGGGCCATGGAGGACAGTGACCTGGAGAGGGTCACCCATTACTTCATTGACCTTAACAAGAAGGAGAATAAGAATTCCAACAAGTTCAAGCACCGG GATGTCCCCACCAAGCTCGTGGCCAAGGCAGTGCCGCTGCCCATGACCGTGAGAGGCCACTGGTTCCTGAGCCCCCGCACGGAGTACAGCGTGGCCGTGCAGACGGCAGTGAAGCAGAGCGACGGGGAGTACCTGGTGTCCGGCTGGAGCGAGACAGTGGAGTTCTGCACTGGGG ATTATGCCAAGGAGCACCTGGCTCAGCTGCAGGAGAAGGCCGAGCAGATCGCAGGCCGCATGCTCCGCTTCTCCGTCTTCTACCGCAACCATCACAAGGAGTACTTCCAGCATGCCAG GACCCACTGCGGGAACATGCTGCAGCCCTACCTGAAGGACAACAGCGGCAGCCACGGCTCCCCCACCAGCGGTATGCTCCACGGGGTCTTCTTCAGTTGCAACACGGAGTTCAACACGGGCCAGCCCCCGCAGGACTCCCCCTACGGCCGCTGGCGCTTCCAGATCCCAGCTCAGCGCCTCTTCAATCCCAGCACCAACCTCTACTTTGCGGACTTCTACTGCATGTACACGGCCTACCACTATGCTATCCTGGTGCTGGCGCCCAAAGGCTCCCTGGGGGACCGCTTCTGCCGCGACCGCCTGCCCCTCCTGGACATTGCTTGCAACAAGTTCCTGACCTGCAGCGTGGAGGACGGGGAGCTGGTCTTCCGCCACGCCCAGGACCTCATCCTGGAGATCATCTACACCGAGCCCGTCGACCTGTCCCTGGGCACCCTGGGGGAGATCAGCGGCCACCAGCTCATGAGCCTGTCTACTGCTGATGCCAAGAAGGACCCCAGCTGCAAGACCTGCAACATCAGCGTGGGCCGCTAG